A genomic region of Polynucleobacter necessarius contains the following coding sequences:
- the dnaQ gene encoding DNA polymerase III subunit epsilon, with product MRQVILDTETTGLNPATGDRIIEIGCVEMVGRRLTDRTFHYYINPERDIDAGAFAVHGLSREFLSDKPVFANIVEQLIEFVDGAEIVIHNAAFDLGFLDNEFALLKRPPFRNLASKVTDTLLDARQMFPGKRNSLDALCERFSISSKHRTLHGALLDAQLLAEVYVAMTRGQEDLSIDLIDYTVGADSTGHSRALPTTLKVLSANTDDLQAHEKILAEITKSAKKDAVWLSATSS from the coding sequence ATGCGTCAAGTAATTCTCGATACCGAAACCACGGGACTTAACCCCGCTACTGGCGATCGCATTATCGAAATCGGTTGCGTGGAGATGGTTGGCCGACGCTTAACCGACCGAACTTTTCATTACTACATTAATCCCGAGCGTGATATTGATGCGGGAGCATTTGCAGTTCACGGTCTATCAAGAGAATTTTTATCTGATAAACCTGTTTTTGCAAATATTGTTGAGCAATTAATCGAATTTGTAGATGGCGCAGAAATTGTGATTCATAACGCAGCCTTTGACTTGGGCTTCTTAGATAATGAGTTTGCCCTACTCAAGCGCCCTCCTTTCAGAAATCTTGCGTCCAAGGTAACCGACACTCTGCTTGATGCACGCCAAATGTTCCCTGGTAAGCGAAATTCGCTAGATGCATTGTGCGAGCGTTTTTCAATCAGCAGTAAACACCGCACCTTGCACGGCGCGCTTTTGGATGCCCAATTGCTGGCCGAAGTCTATGTAGCAATGACTAGGGGCCAAGAGGATCTCTCCATTGATCTCATTGACTATACGGTTGGAGCAGATTCTACTGGCCACAGTAGAGCATTGCCAACGACCCTGAAAGTTTTAAGCGCCAACACCGATGATCTACAAGCGCATGAAAAAATCTTGGCCGAAATAACTAAGTCCGCAAAAAAAGATGCTGTATGGCTCTCGGCTACCAGTAGCTAG
- a CDS encoding tetratricopeptide repeat protein, translating into MAQPYAPLLQQMLLEFQNQRHDSAERIAQSILRINPKDGVALQVLGLVLAMQSRFLEAVAPLSKAASLDSKDPELLANLARAQYSAKLYFEATQTFEKLNRFIPNNPQILLDKGTAHAKLRQYEQAAFCYDKVIELSPDYFLAWSNRGNLLADLGFPAKAIECYETALQFNPSYPETWTNYGNALYDLGRLEEARLAHEKALTIDPNYGEAWSNHGNVLLDLKLVDEAFISYKKAYSILPELPLLKGQLINFYGSLCDWRDRDALVEVVLHEISQAKPACHPFALLQTSASPSDQKQNAEIFTKFRIPILNDELPKPVPLAKKDKIRIGYFSTDFMDHPVGMLMENLLRLHNRSQFEIYGFFLNKKVGDATEQRLTQLFDKSFDLFGINDADAQKLSIEQNLDIAIDLNGHTSGARMGIFARKIAPIQICYLGFAGTTGADFYQYLIADRIAIPPEDQKFYSEQIAYLPNSFFPADTLIAREDFGVLPSRLSQGLPESGFVFSCFNNSYKITPDIFDIWMNLLNAVPESILWLSKPSDGAMENLKKEALARGVDSSRLIFAIREPTRKGHLSRLRLADLFLDTAFFNAHTTAADALWAGVPVLTIRGNTFASRVASSMLTALDMDEMIVNSKEGYFNKALDLATHQDKITQVKEKQEVNRSNTALFDTKQYVKDIEDLYSNAVNKRL; encoded by the coding sequence ATGGCGCAACCATATGCTCCTTTACTCCAACAGATGCTATTGGAGTTCCAGAACCAGCGCCATGATTCAGCAGAGCGAATTGCTCAATCCATCCTTCGTATAAATCCGAAGGATGGTGTCGCTCTCCAGGTGCTTGGTTTGGTTTTGGCAATGCAGAGCCGGTTTCTTGAGGCTGTAGCGCCTCTTTCCAAGGCCGCATCTCTTGACAGCAAAGACCCAGAGCTACTTGCTAATTTAGCAAGGGCTCAATATAGCGCCAAGTTGTATTTTGAAGCTACCCAGACTTTCGAAAAGCTTAATAGATTTATACCGAATAATCCGCAAATTTTGTTAGATAAAGGCACTGCTCACGCAAAACTTCGTCAGTACGAGCAAGCTGCATTTTGCTATGACAAGGTTATTGAGTTAAGTCCTGATTATTTTCTCGCGTGGTCCAATCGCGGAAATTTATTAGCAGACTTAGGTTTTCCAGCAAAGGCGATTGAGTGCTATGAAACCGCACTTCAATTTAATCCTAGCTATCCCGAGACATGGACGAACTATGGCAATGCTTTATATGACCTTGGAAGGCTGGAAGAGGCAAGATTAGCGCATGAAAAAGCGCTAACAATCGACCCCAACTATGGTGAGGCATGGTCAAACCATGGCAATGTTTTATTAGACTTGAAGCTAGTCGACGAAGCTTTCATTAGTTACAAGAAGGCATATAGCATTCTTCCTGAGCTTCCGCTTTTAAAAGGTCAACTAATTAACTTCTATGGAAGCCTTTGTGACTGGCGGGATAGGGATGCATTGGTTGAGGTGGTATTGCATGAGATTTCTCAAGCGAAGCCTGCCTGCCATCCATTTGCCCTACTTCAAACTAGCGCTTCGCCGTCGGATCAAAAACAGAATGCTGAAATTTTTACCAAATTTCGTATCCCAATCTTAAATGATGAACTTCCGAAGCCAGTACCTTTAGCTAAAAAAGACAAAATTAGGATAGGGTATTTTTCTACCGACTTCATGGACCATCCAGTGGGCATGCTGATGGAGAATCTACTTCGCCTACACAATAGATCGCAGTTTGAGATTTATGGATTCTTTTTAAATAAGAAGGTTGGAGACGCTACTGAGCAACGTTTAACCCAGTTATTTGATAAGTCTTTTGATCTTTTTGGCATTAATGATGCTGACGCTCAAAAATTATCCATAGAACAAAATCTAGATATTGCAATTGATCTTAATGGACATACCTCTGGAGCAAGAATGGGCATATTCGCAAGAAAGATTGCGCCCATTCAAATCTGCTATTTGGGCTTTGCCGGTACAACTGGTGCAGATTTTTACCAGTACTTGATTGCCGATCGCATTGCAATCCCACCAGAGGATCAGAAATTTTATAGCGAACAAATAGCCTATCTACCGAACTCCTTCTTTCCTGCGGATACCCTGATTGCTCGAGAAGATTTTGGTGTCTTGCCAAGTCGCTTATCTCAAGGGCTTCCAGAGTCAGGCTTTGTTTTTTCTTGTTTCAATAACTCTTACAAAATAACTCCTGACATTTTTGACATTTGGATGAATCTTTTGAATGCTGTCCCTGAGAGTATTTTATGGCTCTCCAAGCCTTCGGATGGTGCAATGGAAAACTTAAAAAAAGAAGCTTTGGCTAGAGGCGTTGACTCATCTAGATTGATATTTGCCATACGCGAACCGACCAGAAAAGGTCATCTCAGTAGACTGCGCTTGGCTGATTTATTTTTGGATACCGCTTTCTTCAATGCGCATACAACGGCTGCTGATGCCTTATGGGCTGGCGTGCCAGTCCTAACTATTCGTGGGAATACTTTTGCTAGCAGGGTGGCTTCAAGCATGCTTACAGCACTGGACATGGATGAGATGATCGTCAATTCAAAAGAGGGGTACTTCAATAAGGCTCTAGATTTGGCGACTCATCAAGATAAGATTACCCAAGTGAAGGAAAAGCAGGAAGTTAATCGCTCAAATACAGCACTGTTTGATACAAAACAGTATGTAAAGGATATTGAAGACCTATATTCAAATGCCGTAAATAAACGGCTCTAG
- a CDS encoding SprT family zinc-dependent metalloprotease, translating into MKQHTVREAWLEDAVRHLEPVFSKAGYAIPPVRVSCGFPASSSPRTTLGQCWPRERSGGGVNEIFISPKLDEPVQLLDTLVHELCHAVDDCFSGHGEDFKGIAQTVGLEGPARMAHATEELTVKLMMISQELGPYPHQAIVFPPPRPSNASRSKAKCGQCGYEVTLLKKWASYGAPICPKDNVRMQEAVPETIENTAEHDSESVKGARPAPDEIRRAIS; encoded by the coding sequence ATGAAGCAACACACAGTACGTGAAGCCTGGCTAGAGGACGCCGTCAGACATCTAGAGCCAGTATTTTCAAAAGCCGGTTATGCCATCCCACCAGTGAGAGTTTCATGTGGTTTCCCTGCTTCCAGTAGCCCTAGAACTACCTTGGGCCAATGCTGGCCTAGGGAGCGCTCAGGCGGTGGTGTAAATGAGATATTTATCTCGCCAAAATTAGATGAGCCAGTGCAATTGCTCGATACCCTGGTGCATGAGTTATGCCATGCGGTTGATGATTGTTTTAGCGGCCATGGTGAAGATTTCAAAGGCATCGCTCAAACGGTGGGTCTTGAGGGTCCAGCAAGAATGGCTCATGCGACTGAAGAGCTGACAGTCAAACTGATGATGATTAGTCAAGAGTTAGGGCCTTATCCACATCAGGCTATTGTTTTTCCCCCTCCTAGGCCGAGTAATGCCAGTCGAAGTAAGGCTAAATGCGGCCAGTGCGGCTACGAAGTGACCTTGCTTAAAAAGTGGGCCAGTTATGGCGCACCAATTTGCCCAAAAGATAATGTTCGGATGCAAGAAGCCGTACCCGAGACGATTGAGAACACCGCAGAGCATGATAGCGAGTCTGTTAAGGGTGCAAGACCTGCTCCCGATGAGATCCGCAGGGCAATTAGCTAG
- a CDS encoding amidase family protein has product MLPAASQTAGSIIRPASFCGVVGFKPSFGKISIAGVKSLSVSLDTMGCFGRTVEDVALGVAAMSGDYEMAKVQELHNKPRIAICKTSSWSQAYKETSTALAVARHAAESLCKGSVLDLTLPNACNEIEQVQARIMLSEMSRRLTFERIHYPKKLSALLLKQLDDGAEIAYLQYASDIIVANTTKTSIKDLFDNQVDILIAPSALN; this is encoded by the coding sequence TTGCTACCGGCAGCAAGTCAAACGGCTGGTTCGATTATTCGCCCCGCCTCTTTTTGCGGTGTTGTTGGCTTTAAACCTAGCTTTGGAAAGATCAGCATCGCGGGTGTAAAAAGCCTCTCGGTGTCATTAGACACAATGGGGTGTTTTGGCAGAACGGTTGAGGATGTTGCCCTTGGGGTAGCAGCCATGAGTGGCGATTATGAAATGGCCAAAGTGCAAGAGCTGCACAATAAACCCCGAATTGCTATCTGCAAAACATCATCATGGTCACAAGCGTACAAAGAGACTAGCACCGCTTTAGCTGTTGCTCGACATGCAGCTGAATCATTATGCAAAGGTTCCGTCCTTGACCTAACCCTGCCGAATGCTTGCAATGAGATCGAACAAGTTCAAGCACGCATCATGCTTTCCGAAATGTCTCGCAGACTAACATTCGAAAGAATTCACTATCCTAAAAAGTTAAGCGCTCTACTTTTAAAGCAACTTGATGACGGTGCTGAGATTGCGTATTTGCAATATGCCTCTGACATCATTGTTGCCAACACTACAAAGACATCGATTAAAGACTTATTCGACAATCAAGTAGATATCCTCATAGCACCAAGCGCCCTTAATTAA
- a CDS encoding Bug family tripartite tricarboxylate transporter substrate binding protein — protein MKKLHLSHKLVVGFGFGFGFAFAACTQILSAQTYPDKPITLVAPNPPGGLVDTSARLLSEPLSRVIGQTVVVDNKPGASGNIAYQYVANAKPDGYTLLISYSGYHVGNPALMDKLPWDPIKDFSPIALLTVSTNVIAVHPSVPVNNLKEFIAYAKANPGKLNYASQGNGSVSHIGTEMFKQTTGVDMAHVPYKGSGPVIQDVLAGQVQVFISTPPSLMQHVQSGKLKGLAVTGKNRHPGTPNVPTTAEAGLPSFQLESWAALFAPAGTPAPIVNKLTASVKKSLALPEIKERADAAGVELRYLTPAATDALVKKELPYWNKAIKSANITLD, from the coding sequence ATGAAAAAACTTCACCTTTCGCATAAGCTAGTAGTTGGCTTTGGCTTTGGCTTTGGCTTTGCCTTTGCTGCGTGCACTCAAATCCTAAGCGCACAAACCTATCCAGATAAGCCCATTACTTTGGTAGCTCCTAATCCACCAGGTGGTTTGGTTGATACCTCAGCGCGACTATTAAGCGAGCCTTTATCCAGGGTAATTGGTCAGACAGTTGTGGTTGATAACAAGCCTGGCGCTAGTGGCAATATTGCTTATCAGTATGTTGCCAATGCCAAGCCTGATGGCTACACGTTGTTAATTTCTTATTCTGGTTATCACGTAGGAAATCCAGCCTTAATGGATAAACTTCCTTGGGATCCGATTAAAGATTTTTCACCAATTGCGTTATTAACTGTCTCTACTAATGTCATCGCTGTTCATCCATCCGTGCCAGTGAATAATTTAAAAGAGTTTATTGCGTATGCAAAAGCTAACCCAGGGAAACTTAATTACGCCTCCCAGGGCAACGGTTCTGTATCGCATATTGGTACCGAGATGTTTAAGCAAACCACTGGCGTTGACATGGCGCACGTTCCTTACAAAGGATCCGGCCCAGTAATTCAAGACGTACTAGCTGGTCAGGTGCAGGTATTTATCAGTACACCACCATCACTCATGCAGCATGTGCAAAGCGGTAAGCTAAAAGGGCTTGCGGTGACAGGTAAAAACCGTCATCCAGGCACGCCGAACGTACCTACAACGGCGGAAGCTGGCTTACCCTCATTTCAACTAGAGTCTTGGGCGGCATTATTCGCGCCTGCTGGTACGCCGGCTCCAATCGTGAATAAATTGACGGCTTCTGTAAAGAAGAGTTTGGCCTTGCCTGAGATTAAAGAACGTGCGGATGCCGCTGGCGTAGAGTTGCGTTACCTCACTCCTGCAGCCACTGATGCTCTTGTGAAAAAAGAGCTGCCTTATTGGAACAAGGCAATTAAATCCGCAAACATTACTTTGGATTAA